In a genomic window of Meiothermus sp. CFH 77666:
- a CDS encoding DNA-formamidopyrimidine glycosylase, with translation MPELPEVETTRRILEPYLLGQRIQKLLHNDPARYRRTELAEGRKVLGTSRRGKYLILHLDKQLEAIVHLGMTGGFRFEPNRHTRLTLHLPKQTLYYTDPRRFGKWWVVEAGDYHEIDLLNRMGPEPLSQDFTLAGFRQSLLQTTRKIKEVLLSQEAVAGVGNIYADESLWMSKIHPERPARSLTTAEVRKLFEAVREVMAKAVEAGGSTLSDQSYQQPGGEPGYFQFHHNAYDRTGQPCKRPGCKGTIVKRVVGGRGTHFCSRCQRLQAAGRVTTIQQKHPDP, from the coding sequence ATGCCCGAACTCCCCGAAGTCGAGACCACCCGGCGTATCCTCGAGCCCTACCTGCTGGGCCAACGCATCCAAAAACTGCTGCACAACGACCCCGCCCGCTACCGCCGTACCGAACTGGCCGAAGGGCGTAAGGTGCTGGGCACCTCGCGCCGGGGCAAGTACCTGATATTACATCTGGACAAGCAGCTGGAAGCCATCGTGCACCTGGGCATGACCGGAGGCTTTCGCTTTGAGCCGAACCGGCACACCAGGCTCACCTTGCACTTGCCCAAACAGACCCTCTACTACACCGACCCCCGCCGCTTCGGGAAATGGTGGGTGGTGGAAGCAGGCGACTACCACGAGATTGACCTGCTCAACCGCATGGGGCCCGAACCGCTCTCGCAAGATTTCACCCTGGCCGGGTTCAGACAATCGCTCCTGCAAACCACTCGAAAAATCAAGGAAGTGCTGCTCTCGCAGGAAGCGGTGGCGGGGGTGGGCAACATCTACGCCGATGAGTCGCTGTGGATGAGCAAAATCCACCCCGAGCGCCCCGCCCGTTCGCTCACAACTGCCGAGGTTCGAAAACTCTTCGAGGCCGTCCGCGAGGTGATGGCGAAAGCGGTGGAGGCCGGGGGCTCGACCCTCTCAGACCAGAGCTATCAGCAGCCCGGCGGCGAACCTGGCTACTTCCAGTTCCACCACAACGCCTACGACCGCACCGGCCAGCCCTGTAAGCGCCCGGGCTGCAAAGGCACCATCGTCAAAAGGGTGGTAGGCGGGCGGGGAACGCACTTCTGCTCGAGGTGTCAGCGTCTTCAAGCGGCAGGTCGCGTAACAACTATCCAGCAGAAGCACCCGGATCCCTAG